From the genome of Podospora pseudoanserina strain CBS 124.78 chromosome 7 map unlocalized CBS124.78p_7.2, whole genome shotgun sequence, one region includes:
- a CDS encoding uncharacterized protein (MEROPS:MER0000432; EggNog:ENOG503NUFK; COG:S), with the protein MDSDIKPFNISISDAKIAQLHHKLEHATFPDETPLSDDWAGGVPLSDIKRLVNYLKGDFDWRQQERRFIEVAKILPLLTNPDSQDQPCFDDVAPSLPNFGFSSGPSKPGSVLEQYAEYCHKLMLKLGYSNYATQGGDWGNGITRFMDIRYGPASSSETKKSGAVWASHINHNLAVPPSISTIPQHGSLVYLKYLFPTYSNREKEGLARTHRFWEEGAAYNGLHCHNPTTIGIALRDSPVALLSWIYGKLYDWTDSYPWTDDEILTWISIYQFASAGPKAGCRVYYHSATAKKVEEYNPGVKLGVSTFPKDLLMSPSYHYRTLGPLVFENWHNKGGHFAAWEVPELLVEDMRVMFGGLVKSGEINFPGPK; encoded by the exons ATGGACTCCGACATCAAGCCCTTCAACATCAGCATTTCGGATGCCAAAATCGCCCAGCTGCACCACAAGCTGGAGCATGCCACTTTCCCCGACGAGACACCCTTGTCCGATGATTGGGCAGGTGGTGTTCCCCTCAGTGACATCAAGCGACTGGTCAACTACTTGAAGGGCGATTTTGACTGGCGCCAGCAAGAGAGACG CTTCATCGAAGTGGCCAAAATTCTCCCTCTCTTGACCAATCCGGACAGTCAAGATCAGCCGTGCTTCGATGACGTTGCTCCATCTCTGCCCAATTTTGGCTTCTCATCTGGCCCTTCCAAGCCAGGATCTGTGCTCGAGCAGTACGCAGAATATTGTCACAAGCTGATGCTCAAGCTTGGGTATTCAAACTACG CCACACAAGGAGGAGACTGGGGGAACGGCATCACACGTTTCATGGACATCAGATATGGTCCTGCGTCGTCGTCCGAGACCAAGAAATCTGGAGCCGTTTGGGCCAGtcacatcaaccacaacctaGCCGTTCCACCTTCCATCAGTACCATCCCACAGCATGGGTCCCTTGTGTACCTCAAGTATCTGTTTCCCACGTACAGCAaccgagaaaaagaaggcttGGCTCGAACCCACCGGTTTTGGGAAGAAGGTGCCGCCTACAACGGCCTCCACTgccacaacccaaccaccattgGCATTGCTTTGAGGGACTCGCCTGTGGCCTTGTTATCGTGGATCTACGGGAAGCTCTACGACTGGACAGACTCTTACCCCTGGACAGACGACGAGATTCTTACCTGGATCAGCATCTACCAGTTCGCCAGTGCAGGGCCCAAGGCTGGCTGCCGCGTTTACTACCACTCGGCAACTGccaagaaggtggaggaataCAATCCGGGAGTGAAGCTGGGCGTGTCAACCTTCCCAAAGGACTTGTTGATGTCGCCAAGCTACCACTATCGGACCTTGGGTCCGCTGGTGTTTGAGAATTGGCATAACAAGGGAGGCCACTTTGCTGCTTGGGAAGTTCCAGAGCTCTTGGTGGAGGACATGAGGGTGATGTTTGGTGGCCTGGTCAAGAGCGGAGAGATAAACTTTCCTGGCCCGAAGTAA
- the PNPLA8 gene encoding Calcium-independent phospholipase A2-gamma (EggNog:ENOG503BBQR; COG:I), which yields MARTQSVFATASHSKPLVAQAADACRHCIRDLDFAGIDGPDLREASYLLEDIDLQLRVLELYHDQYFDDPKWRHNAVAGCLSSLLEYFDTMTLNNCDAAVSQGNELKAFKMRVKRALCDLRDQARKLDKTLGFLSGPEESGGFPLPEATNSRNVPAGGLTLLAVDGGGVRGLVSLRILKAIMDEANRENGTSKAKTPAECFKLAGGTSTGGLICIMLFRLSMSIDEAITAYKSLSQTLFQPSFISKYLGGAYIRTMFGLSWYEGSSLEHAVRDEVVAQGLDPNATLLDHSSVPGTEGCQVFVTSVRSRDNFALRFRSYSFPDGSLPTYSSATIVQAARATSAAPFYFPPATIGRTEFWDGALANNNPVDELWAEKSLLFPRWITDKPVVKCVLSLGTGRFDPSRKKRSWIASHPAISKGAQLLENLTNVENVHRRFDQLMRAEGVWYFRFNPPTTDDVDLAEYREEKLAGLEADVERYLERPHIKVMLRLCAQLLG from the exons ATGGCACGAACACAGTCGGTCTTTGCAACTGCATCGCACAGCAAACCGTTAGTCGCTCAAGCAGCAGATGCCTGCCGACATTGTATACGCGACTTGGACTTTGCAGGTATTGATGGCCCGGACCTGCGAGAAGCTAGCTACC TTCTAGAAGATATCGACTTACAACTCCGCGTCCTGGAGCTGTACCACGATCAGTATTTCGACGATCCAAAATGGAGACACAATGCTGTTGCAGGCTGTCTCAGTTCACTCCTTGAGTATTTCGATACTATGACATTGAATAACTGCGACGCTGCGGTCAGCCAAGGCAACGAATTAAAGGCGTTCAAAATGCGGGTGAAAAGGGCCCTTTGTGACTTGAGAGATCAAGCAAGAAAATTGGACAAAACACTCGGGTTTCTTTCAGG ACCTGAGGAAAGTGGAGGGTTTCCACTGCCAGAAGCAACGAATTCTAGGAATGTGCCTGCAGGTGGGCTGACTTTGCTGGCTGTTG ATGGTGGAGGCGTTCGGGGACTGGTCAGTCTTCGAATCCTAAAAGCCATTATGGATGAGGCCAATAGAGAGAATGGGACAAGCAAAGCAAAGACGCCGGCGGAGTGTTTTAAGCTTGCTGGAGGAACAAGTACGGGGGGCTTGATCTGCATTATGCTCTTTCGATTA AGCATGTCGATCGATGAAGCGATAACGGCGTACAAATCATTGTCACAAACCTTGTTCCAGCCCAGCTTCATCTCTAAATATTTAGGCGGTGCCTACATCAGAACGATGTTTGGCTTATCTTGGTACGAGGGCTCGTCGCTCGAGCATGCAGTCCGAGACGAGGTCGTTGCTCAGGGGCTAGATCCAAATGCTACTTTGCTGGACCACAGCTCTGTGCCAGGCACTGAAGGGTGTCAAGT CTTTGTCACTTCCGTCAGGTCAAGGGACAACTTCGCTCTTCGCTTTCGCTCTTACAGCTTTCCCGATGGTTCACTGCCAACATACAGTTCGGCTACCATCGTTCAGGCTGCTCGCGCGACATCGGCGGCGCCCTTTTATTTCCCCCCAGCAACGATAGGTAGGACGGAGTTCTGGGATGGAGCACTAGCAAACAACAATCCCGTGGATGAACTCTGGGCTGAGAAAAGCCTGTTGTTTCCCCGCTGGATAACAGATAAGCCGGTTGTCAAATGTGTGCTGAGTCTGGGAACAGGAAGATTTGACCCTTCGCGAAAGAAGCGGAGCTGGATTGCGTCACATCCTGCCATCTCCAAGGGAGCGCAGCTGCTGGAGAACCTGACCAATGTCGAAAACGTGCATCGCAGATTTGACCAGCTGATGAGGGCCGAGGGAGTGTGGTACTTCCGGTTCAACCCGCCAACCACAGACGATGTTGATTTGGCCGAGTACAGAGAGGAAAAgctggctgggttggaggcCGACGTGGAGAGGTATCTGGAGAGGCCCCATATTAAGGTGATGCTGAGGCTTTGTGCTCAATTGCTGGGCTGA
- a CDS encoding uncharacterized protein (EggNog:ENOG503P1V8), protein MANTNRSNETGLLTRWVPDRLKHSRLYRWFLRLTRVLQFLSSVISLGIFSQRMYKVYRLVNSIKTRRGVNSAIGAVEGILAAAVLYTLITTVMAFLLKGGGPRWLRWLWVLFDILFVGAFIAVAVITSPNGGMAGPRHCYDDRDAADAANVTGETTTGDDSCDLPWGTFILAIVSTVFHAITAAFHEVRDMYRKHHKAGSDEHAIATHHQQMRHSDGVHYGPTVANGHQQTHMGYSNGRHGTARV, encoded by the exons ATGGCAAACACAAACAGATCCAATGAAACAGGGTTGTTAACCCGATGGGTTCCTGATCGCCTCAAGCATTCGCGTCTTTACCGCTGGTTCCTCCGCCTTACGCGCGTCCTGCAAttcctctcctccgtcaTCTCTCTTGGCATTTTCTCTCAGCGCATGTACAAGGTATACCGTCTGGTCAACTCGATCAAAACTCGCCGCGGAGTCAACAGTGCCATCGGGGCCGTTGAGGGTAtccttgccgccgccgtcctaTACACGCTCATCACGACTGTCATGGCATTTCTTCTCAAGGGAGGTGGTCCCAGGTGGCTCCGCTGGCTCTGGGTTCTCTTCGATATCTTGTTTGTTGGCGCTTTCATCGCAGTTGCTGTTATCACATCGCCAAACGGAGGTATGGCTGGACCAAGGCACTGTTATGACGATAGAGATGCGGCAGACGCGGCAAACGTAACTGGTGAGACGACGACAGGCGATGATAGCTGTGACTTACCTTGGGGAACGTTCATCCTGGCTATCGTCAGCAC GGTTTTTCATGCCATTACAGCTGCTTTCCATGAAGTGCGCGACATGTATAGGAAGCACCACAAGGCGGGAAGTGACGAGCATGCCATTGCgacccaccaccagcagatGAGGCACTCCGATGGTGTACACTACGGACCTACCGTTGCAAACGGACACCAACAAACGCATATGGGTTATAGCAATGGAAGGCATGGTACCGCTAGGGTCTAA
- a CDS encoding uncharacterized protein (EggNog:ENOG503NYZ2; COG:Q), translated as MPFVLITGASRGIGYEFLRQYSSDAKNTVIALVRNKSDTEKKVSEDAVLQGRRNIYILQADITDYNALKQAAADTAEITGGSLDYIIANAGLVPKFDLFLPIGELGKQPGELTKTFREAFEINVIGNVHLFNLFLPLILAGHVKKIVTITSGLADNSFTNQWGATPGALYAASKAAMNTVVAKFNAQFKKDGVLFLAVCPGPVEVGHYDGATADDLAAVEPLLSIFKEYSPGYERPKAPEVSVRMMRDVIEASSLEKGDGGAFVSHYGNQQWV; from the exons ATGCCTTTCGTTCTGATCACTGGAGCCTCTAGGGGCATTGGG TACGAATTTCTTCGTCAGTACTCAAGTGATGCGAAAAATACGGTCATTGCACTTGTCCGCAACAAATCTGACACAGAGAAAAAGGTGTCTGAGGATGCAGTCCTACAAGGGCGGCGGAACATTTACATCCTACAAGCTGATATCACCGATTACAATGCGTTGAAG CAAGCGGCTGCCGACACGGCTGAGATCACGGGCGGGTCTCTGGACTACATCATTGCCAACGCGGGTCTTGTGCCAAAATTCGACTTGTTTCTACCGATTGGCGAACT GGGCAAACAACCGGGAGAGCTCACCAAGACCTTCCGTGAGGCCTTCGAGATCAATGTCATTGGCAACGTTCATCTTTTTAACCTCTTTCTCCCCCTTATCCTCGCCGGTCACGTCAAAAAGATTGTCACCATAACATCCGGCCTTGCTGATAACTCCTTCACCAATCAATGGGGGGCCACTCCCGGTGCGTTGTATGCTGCGAGTAAGGCCGCCATGAACACTGTTGTTGCCAAGTTCAACGCGCAGTTCAAGAAGGACGGGGTTTTGTTTCTGGCTGTCTGTCCCGGGCCAGTGGAAGTTGGACATTATGACGGGGCTACAGCGGATGACCTAGCTGCCGTGGAACCCCTCCTGAGTATCTTCAAGGAGTATTCACCTGGTTATGAAAGGCCCAAGGCGCCAGAGGTTTCGGTGAGAATGATGCGGGATGTTATTGAGGCGTCAAGTTTGGAGAAAGGGGATGGAGGTGCTTTTGTCTCTCATTATGGAAACCAACAGTGGGTGTAG
- a CDS encoding uncharacterized protein (EggNog:ENOG503PAE1; COG:O), producing the protein MSSLPYRLRSSLASPSPSTSGGVAGGKFVAVGIDFGTTYCGVSWAFSESPGDIHEITEWPSEFHLNAGEDQVPTQFDLASGKWGYEVTPQMKPIKWFKLLLLKDQDIIRDEIRNSRPLKDAQQQIRARGMTPTEVVGLYLKKLWAHTYKKLGEMLVIDNLPLRVAITVPAIWPPYAEQAMREAANIAGITVDRDIGTTTLDLIQEPEAAGLSIFLDRRDFPEIQPGESFVVCDAGGGTVDVISYTVKSLSPFCIGECVNGDGKLSGAFKVDEAFAAYLKWEIKLKLDSLDTAEHNLFVTKDWEMGAKRSFTGNPQPPRFFLTPPTKAFGKIDRLRGKGSFSISREAMAGFFDQSLVGIRSLLTEQIKGVEIQTGRKPRKILLVGGLGGSQYIYNQLDKEYDNSPTEPGMTKEKIILRPFDKAWSAVARGAVIRLLQDKMSMLSSLTPGQHRVISRIPEVVTRKARYSYGIQSEVAVAALRDFDPAHDRVKRNPEKTEVTRRMDWYLKKGDEVSKKEPVLFGYHQYATKQTAQSKCVFVIEYSQSDIPPKRKDETVTELCRIECEWDKPFEQWKPVGNLADGWRKFDEMSLAMRFGGQPKWTIQVGSKQAEHDVNVEYQS; encoded by the exons ATGTCGTCACTACCCTACCGGCTTCGGTCTTCTCTTGCGAGTCCTAGCCCATCTACCAGTGGAGGCGTTGCTGGCGGCAAGTTTGTAGCCGTAGGTATCGACTTCGGGACCAC ATACTGCGGTGTGTCTTGGGCCTTCTCGGAAAGTCCGGGTGATATTCATGAAATCACAGAATGGCCTTCCGAGTTTCACTTGAATGCAGGCGAGGACCAAGTGCCTACTCAATTTGATCTCGCATCAGGGAAATGGGGGTATGAGGTCACACCGCAGATGAAGCCCATAAAGTGGTTTAAACTCCTTCTGCTCAAGGACCAGGATATCATCCGAGACGAGATCCGGAATTCGCGTCCTCTAAAAGACGCCCAGCAACAGATAAGAGCACGCGGGATGACTCCTACCGAGGTTGTGGGCTTATATCTCAAGAAGCTATGGGCACATACATATAAGAAGCTGGGCGAGATGTTAGTGATTGACAACCTGCCACTTCGGGTAGCCATCACTGTCCCCGCCATCTGGCCTCCC TATGCAGAGCAGGCTATGAGAGAGGCTGCCAACATTGCTGGCATCACCGTCGACAGGGACATTGGCACCACAACGCTCGATTTGATTCAAGAGCCAGAGGCTGCTGGCCTGTCCATATTTCTCGACCGCCGAGACTTTCCTGAAATTCAG CCCGGAGAGTCATTTGTTGTTTGCGATGCCGGCGGAGGAACGGTT GATGTCATCAGTTACACCGTCAAATCCCTCAGCCCGTTTTGCATCGGAGAGTGCGTCAATGGCGACG GGAAGCTTTCCGGGGCTTTCAAGGTGGATGAAGCATTTGCAGCCTACCTGAAATGGGAGATAAAACTAAAGCTGGATTCGCTCGATACTGCTGAGCACAATCTGTTTGTCACCAAGGACTGGGAGATGGGTGCAAAGCGCAGTTTCACGGGGAACCCTCAGCCGCCGAGGTTCTTTCTGACCCCCCCTACAAAGGCTTTTGGCAAGATAGACAGACTCAGAGGCAAAGGGTCCTTCTCTATCAGTCG AGAAGCAATGGCCGGGTTCTTCGACCAGTCTCTCGTTGGGATCCGCTCCCTGCTCACGGAGCAAATCAAAGGTGTTGAGATCCAAACGGGGAGAAAACCAAGG AAAATCCTCCTTGTGGGCGGTCTTGGTGGCTCGCAGTACATCTACAATCAGCTTGACAAAGAATACGACAACAGCCCAACTGAACCAGGAATGacgaaggagaagatcatTCTGAGACCATTCGATAAAGC CTGGTCTGCTGTCGCCCGCGGGGCGGTAATTCGACTTCTTCAAGATAAAATGTCAATGCTGTCAAGCCTCACCCCCGGTCAGCATCGTGTCATTTCCCGAATTCCCGAGGTCGTCACTCGAAAGGCAAGATACAGCTACGGCATTCAGAGCGAGGTGGCCGTGGCAGCCCTGCGCGACTTCGATCCAGCTCACGACCGAGTGAAGCGGAACCCTGAGAAGACAGAGGTCACACGACGCATGGACTGGTACCTGAAGAAAGGCGACGAAGTGAGCAAGAAAGAGCCCGTCCTGTTTGGATATCACCAATACGCCACCAAGCAGACGGCCCAATCGAAATGTGTATTTGTCATCGAGTACAGCCAGTCAGACATACCTCCCAAAAGAAAGGATGAGACCGTGACGGAGTTGTGTCGGATTGAGTGTGAGTGGGACAAGCCTTTTGAACAGTGGAAACCGGTGGGCAACCTGGCAGATGGGTGGCGGAAGTTTGACGAGATGTCACTGGCTATGAGATTCGGGGGACAGCCCAAGTGGACGATCCAGGTGGGTTCCAAGCAGGCGGAACACGATGTGAACGTGGAGTATCAGAGTTAA
- a CDS encoding uncharacterized protein (EggNog:ENOG503PAEJ; COG:U), producing the protein MDSEREGIILLLGVTGAGKSYFINQLKKKGPVTERPVREGHTLRSQTSRCQLVQMVLEDDDGDERSISVVDTPGFDDTERPDGEVLAEITEFLATQHALGIPLKGVLYLHKITDNRMTGSSGTYLRLLQSLIGDSAMANVVLVTTMWYMLRDEYEGEGLRRQTQLSEKYWKSLTEKGAGVTKFEGTPESAWSIVRKLAPKEPVVLDYQRQVIEEGRDLIRTNAGNSLLQKLESTKVEYSIRLKDLEDQHDEAIAIGDKAVARDKEREISEAQDVLRRIDKSVAKLGAQPGPRIKEGVARAMKGQAAGRAVTVLAAILNITLFVVQLVVGV; encoded by the exons ATGGACAGCGAGAGGGAGGGCATCATTCTCCTCTTGGGGGTGACGGGTGCTGGAAAGAGTTATTTCATCAAtcagctgaagaagaagggtccTGTAACCGAACGACCTGTGAGAGAGGGACACACTCTTCGTTCTC AGACTTCACGCTGTCAACTGGTTCAAATGGTTCTCGAAGACGATGACGGAGACGAGAGGAGCATCTCGGTTGTTGATACGCCTGGATTTGATGACACTGAACGGCCGGATGGCGAAGTGTTGGCTGAGATTACCGAGTTTCTGGCAACGCAGCACGCACTTGGCATACCACTCAAAGGTGTGTTGTACCTTCACAAGATCACCGACAACCGGATGACCGGGTCCTCGGGGACCTATCTGCGGCTCCTTCAATCCTTGATTGGAGATTCTGCCATGGCCAACGTCGTCTTGGTCACCACAATGTGGTATATGTTGCGTGACGAGTACGAAGGGGAGGGTCTTCGACGCCAGACGCAACTCAGTGAAAAATACTGGAAATCCCTGACAGAAAAAGGGGCGGGGGTAACGAAGTTTGAGGGGACTCCCGAAAGCGCATGGTCCATTGTCCGTAAGCTGGCGCCAAAGGAACCTGTGGTTCTTGACTACCAACGGCAAGTTATCGAAGAGGGCCGCGATCTCATTCGCACCAATGCTGGGAACAGTCTACTTCAGAAGCTGGAGTCGACCAAGGTAGAATACAGCATCAGGCTCAAGGACCTCGAAGATCAACACGAtgaagccatcgccatcggAGACAAGGCAGTGGCTCGGGACAAGGAAAGAGAGATAAGCGAGGCCCAGGATGTGTTGAGGCGAATCGACAAGTCGGTGGCCAAGCTGGGGGCACAGCCAGGTCCGCGGATCAAGGAAGGGGTTGCCAGGGCCATGAAAGGCCAGGCGGCAGGGCGGGCGGTGACGGTGCTGGCAGCCATTCTGAACATCACCTTGTTTGTCGtgcagctggtggtgggtgtgtga